The Natronoarchaeum mannanilyticum genome includes the window TTTGACGCCACTGCAGGCGTACGGCAGCGTCTTTTTCATGGCCGACGAGAACTGGGCGCTGACGATGGGCGAGCTCCGATCGGGAGGTACCAAGGGAGCGTTCCTGCTCGGCAGCGGGCTCGCGATCTGGGCGTTCTGGGTCGGCTCGACGGTGCTGGGCGCGACGGCCGGAGCGACGATCGGCGAGCCCTCCCGGTACGGCCTGGACTTCGTGCTGGTGGCCGTGTTCCTCGCCATCGCGGTGTCGCTGTGGGACGGCGCGTCCGATCTCGTTCCGTGGGCCGGCGCGCTGCTCGTCGCCGTGCTGAGTTCCCAACTGCTTCCCGGAAGCTGGTACATCCTGGCGGGCGGGATCGCCGGGTTCGTACTGGAGGTGGCGCGCTTTGAGTCCTGACCTCTCGCTGACGCCGGTCGTCGTCGGCGTCGTGCTGGCGATGGCGCTGGGGACCTACGTCACCAAGGCCGGCGGGCTGTGGCTGCTGGGTCGGATCGACGTCTCGGAGCGCGTCGAGGCCGGGCTCGAAGTGCTTCCGGGCGCGATCGTCGTCTCGATCCTCGGGCCGGAACTGGTCGAGGGGGGCCCCGCGGAGTGGGGCGCAGCGGCACTCGTACTGTTGGTCGCCTGGAAAACCGAGAGCGTGCTGCTGGCGATCGTCGTCGGCGCGGGAGCCGTCGTCGCGCTCCGGGGCGTTTTGTAGCGGTCGGTCGCCGTTCAGAGTTCGTAGCGTTCGCCGTCGACCGCCAGCGGCTCCTCGAACGCTTCCTCGACGGGATAGAAGTGTGCGAGGTGGACCAGCCGCGTCTCGTCGGCGTCGAGCTCGTCGGCCAGATCGAGCGCGCCCTCGCGGGTCATGTGCTTGGTGCCGAACGTCCGCGGGACGCCGTCGTCGTCGTGGTCGGCGCCGCCGATCGGGTGGTGGTCACAGAGGCTGGCCGGGACGATGGCGTCGGCGAGAAAGAGGTCCGGATCGGCCAGCGCGTCGCGCGAGCGCTCGGGGATGTCGTAGCTCGTGTCGCCCGACAGCGAGAGCGTCGCGCCCGTCTCGGGATCCTCGATCGCGACGCCGTAGCAGACCAGCGGCGGGTGGTCGACCGGCACGAGCGTCACGTCGAGCCCACAGGTCCGGATCGTCTCGAACGGCGTCGCGGGCCGGGGCTCGACGGCGTCGAGGTAGCTGTACTTGCGCTCGATCGTCTCGACGACGCTCTCGCCGGTCTGGGGGTCGGTCTCGTCGGCGGCGTACACCGGGACGCCGTCGAGCAGCCGGTAGGCGTTTCCGAGGCCGTCGAGGTGGTCGAAGTGAACGTGAGAAATCAGGACGGCGTCGGGCAGGTCGACGCCCTCGCGGAGGAACTGGTAGCGGAAGTCCGGGCTGGCGTCGATCAGCAACGACTCGCCGGTGCGCTCGTTCCGGACGTGGACCGAGAAGCGCGTGCGCTCGACGCCGAGCTGGCGGCTGCGCTCGCAGGTGTCGCAGTCGCAGCCGACGGTCGGCGTCCCCGTCGTGTCGCCCGTTCCGAGTAGTGTGATCTCCATAGCGTAGAGTAGTGTTCGGCGTCAGCGCTCCGTTCGGTCAGTCGCGACGCGCGGGCGGTGAAGCGGCGAAGGCGCTTGCGTCAGTGCTCGTGGGCGTGGTCGTGCCCGCCGCCCGACTCGCCGCCGTCCGCGCCGATGTCGCCGCCGGCGACCAGCGCGTCGTGATCGCCGTCCATCATGTCCATGTTCTTGAGGTTGTCCCGCTCCTCGAAGTCCTCGACGGCGTCGACCAGATCCTGCTGGGTGAGCGTCGTCCGCTCCTCGGTCAGCGCGTCGAGCACGGCCTCCCGGAGCACCATCCGCAGGTCGCTGCCGGTCAGCCCCTCGGTGAGATCGGCGATCGCTTCGGGGTCGAACTCGTCTATATCCATCGCGCGCGTGATCACGCGCAGGATGTCCGCGCGCATCCCGGAGTCGGGCTTCGGGAAGTTGACGATCTCGTCGAAGCGGCGCCACGCCGCGGCGTCTAACTGGTCGGGGTGGTTCGTCGCGCCGATCAGCAACACGTCGTCCTCGATGAGGCTGACGTCGTCGATCGACTTCAGCAGCGTGTTGACCGCCCGCTTGATCGCGGCGTGCTCGTCGGACGCGCGGGTCTTCGCGACGAAGTCGAACTCGTCCATGAAGAGGATACACGGCGAGAGTCGCTTCGCCACCTCGAACACCTTCTCGACGTTCTTGGCCGTCTCGCCGAGGTACTGGCTGGTGATCATCGAGAGCTTGACCTCCACGAAGGGGAGATCGAGCGAGTGAGCCAGCCCGCGGGCGACCGACGTCTTCCCCGTTCCCGGCGGCCCGACGAACAGCAGCTTGCCGATCTCGCGCAGGCCGATCTGGGCGAGGTAGTCGCGGTGCTCGATCGCCTTGACGATCTTGTGGATCTCGTTTTCCTGGTCGGTCGTCAGCACCAGGTCGTCGAGCGTCATCTCGATCTCCTCGGGCGCGCGGATGTCGACCAGGTCGAGCATCTCCTCCTCGTCCTCGTCGTCGAAGTACTCCTCGAGCAGGCTGTCGATCCACACCCGGTCGGCCTGAATCGGCCGGTTGGCCTCGCGAGCGCGCTCGTAGTCGATCTCGCGGTCCTCGCCGAAGCGGTAGGCGAGCGTCGGGTTCGTCCGCAGGCGCTCGTCGTCGGCCCGCTCGAGGAACCACTCCTCGGCCATCTCGGGCTGGTTGATCGAGATCGAGCCCGAGAACTCGTCGCGCTCGGTGAACATCAGGTCCGAGACGGCCTCCCAGGGCTGGTCGACGCCCGTCCCCGCTCTGGCGGTGCTGTTCGTCGCCGACAGCGGGCGCTCGATCTCGCCGTCGCTCCAGAACACCCGCCGGAACCGCGGGGGGAGGTCGTTGGCGTCGAGGTCCCGCTCGTCCGTGAAGATCCGCGTCGTCAACAGAAACTCGACGACGTCCATCGCCGCGTTGCTCATTCCCCGATAGGTTGGTTCGGACGACTCTTAAGGCCGTCGAAGCGTCACGGCCCCGAGCTGTCGATCCGACGCCGGAACGGCCGCTACCAGTACTCCTCGGTGTCGTCGCGTCGCGAGGAATCGTCCTCGTCGTCGTTCCACGAAGGACTCGAGTCGTCGCGCCGAGAATCGTCGTCCGCGGCGCCGAAGCCGCCGCGTTCGTCCCGTGACTGTCCGAAGTCGCTCCGATCGTCGCGGGCCTGTCCGAACCCGTCGTCGCGCCGGTCGCGGTCGTCGGTCGTTCCCCAGCCGTCGTCGACCTCCGGCTCGCCGCCTCGCGGACCGTCGCCCCACTCGTCGCCGCCCGAGGCGCCCTCGCGGGCGCCGTTGCGGAAGTGCTGGATCACCGCCCCGAGACCCAGCGAGATCGCTGCGAGGCTGACGAGTATGTTCAGCACCGGGATCTGACCCAGAAGTGCCAGGGCGACGAAGCCGACCAGGTAGCCGATCCACAGGTTCTTCGCGGTGAGTTCGGTCCGGCGGTCGCTCGACGCGATCCGGTACAGCACTAGCCCGAGCGCGATGTTGATGACGGCCGAGGCAGGGATGAACAGAAGAATCAGAGCCAGCAACAGCGGGATCCCGAGCACCGCGCCGATCAGGGTTACAAACAGGATGACCGCCACGATGAACGTCCCGACGATCGTGGCGAATCCGACGATGCCGGTCTCGGCGGTATCCTCGCGAACGTACCGGACCGTGGACCGCGTGAACCCGGGCGCGAGGTGGATGAGCAGCGCGGCAACGATCACACCGAAGATCAACTGTGCGAGAACGGACCCCAGCCTGAACTCCGGGGAGAAGTACACCGACGGATCGGTCGGGACGTCACCAGCCTGCTGGGCACTCACGACTGCCGGAACCAGCAGCCCGAGCAGAATCGTCAGTACCGTGCGCCGAATCGTGCGTCTCATACATTTAGTCCGCTGGCAAAATACGATAAAATTGGTGGTCGACGCGAACGCCGACCGTAAACTCCGGAGGGGAGCGCGCCGAGTTCTACGCCCTTTTAAGTTCACGAACGACCATTCGGATAGTATGAGCGACGATACCACTCCCGTCATCGCGGCGGCCTACCGAACACCGCAAGGGAAGGAAGACGGCGCGTTCGCCGACGTGCGTAGCGAGGACCTCTCGGTCCCGCTGATCGACGAGATACTCGCCAAAACCGGACTGTCCGGCGACCAGATCGACGATCTGATGTGGGGGTGTGCCCAGCAGCGCGGCGAGCAGGGCAACAACCTCGCGCGCGTCATCGCGCTGCTCTCGGAGCTGGGCGAGTCGGTGCCCGGGACGACGATCAACCGCTGGTGCGCCTCCTCGATGCAGGCCGTGATCTCGGCGTCCGACGCCGTCCGAGCCGGCCAGCGCGACGCGATCATCGCGGGCGGCGTCGAGTCGATGAGCCGCGTGAAGATGGGCGAGAACACCCACAACGTCCACCCGCGGATGAACGACCTGTACAACGTCGGCGAGCTCCAGATGGGGATGACCGCCGAGAAGGTCGCCGACGAGTACGACGTCAGTCGCGAGGAACAGGACGAGTACGCGCTGCGGAGCCACGAACGCGCCGCCGCGGCGACCGACGAGGGCCGGTTCGACGACCAGATCATCCCGATCGAGACCGAGGACGGCGTCGTCGACGAGGACGAGGGGATCCGCCGCGACACCTCGCTCGACAAGCTCGCCCAGCTCCCGACCGTGTTCAAGTCCGACGGGACGGTGACGCCGGGCAACGCCTCGCAGGTCAGCGACGGCGCCGCCGCGACGCTCGTGACGAGCAAGGCGTTCGCCGAGGACAACGGGCTGGACGTGCTCGCCGAGATCGGCTCGAACAACGTCGCGGGCGTCGATCCCACGGTGATGGGGATCGGCCCGGTGCCCGCGACCGAGGGGCTCTTGGAGCGCACGGGGCGAGAGATCGACGACTACGATCTGGTCGAGCTCAACGAGGCGTTCGCCAGCCAGACGGTGTACGCCCAGCGCGAGCTCGGCATCGAGGACGAGCGCTACAACGTCAACGGCGGCGCCATCGCGCTGGGCCACCCGCTGGGCGCCAGCGGCGCCCGGCTGCCGGTGACGCTCGTCCACGAGATGATCGAGCGCGACGCCGACCGCGGGCTGGCGACGCTCTGTGTCGGCTTCGGGCAAGGTGCGGCGATCGAGTTCGAGCGGCCCTGAGGCAACCGATTTTTGGCTTTTGTCCCAGCTTTTGCGAGGCCGAGCGCGAGCGCAGCGAGCGACTCGGCCGAGACAAAAGGTGGTCGCGGCAGGGTGCGGCGATCGAGTTCGAGCGGCCCTGAGACGGCGAAGCTGCTATTTTCGGCACCCGGATTCGCAGCGGCGCCCTGACGCCGCGGCGTCCGTCCGCGACGCCGACGCCCGGGTTCGGTTCACGAACAGCGGCAGACATTTTATCCTCGGCCAATAAATCGCCGGTACCGTGACCGACCTCGCCATCGAGACGCGGGCGCTGACGAAACGCTACGGCGACGCGGCCGCCGTCGAGGATCTGACGCTCTCGATCTCCTCCGGCTCAGTGTACGGCTTCCTCGGGCCGAACGGCGCCGGGAAGACGACGACGATGCGGATGCTGACGACGCTGACGAAGCCCACCTCGGGCACCGCGAGCGTCGCGGGACAGTCGATCGAGGACCGCGACGCCGTGACGCCACACATCGGCTACCTCCCCGAGGAGCCGCCGCTGTACGACGAGCTGACCGGGCGCGAGCAACTGGAGTACATCGCCGGGCTACGGGACATCCCCGAGGACGAGGCCGACGAGCGGATCGGCTCGATGCTCGACCGGTTCGAGCTTGCCGAGGACGCCGACAAGCGCATCGACGCCTACTCGAAGGGGATGCGCCAGAAGGTCGGCGTCATCCAGGCCGTGCTCCACGAACCAGACGTCGTCTTCCTCGACGAGCCGACCAGCGGGCTCGACCCGCGCGCGGCGCGGACGATGCGGGACACCATCGCCGAGCTCGCCGAGCGCGAGATGACCGTCTTCCTCTCGACGCACATCCTTCCCGTGGTCGACGAACTCGCCGACACCGTCGGCGTGCTCCACGACGGCCGGCTGGTCGCCGAGGGGACGCCAGACGGGCTCAAAAATCGCGCCGAGGCCGGCGAAGAACGGAGCCTCGAAGACGCGTTCCTCGACATCACCCACGACCACGGCGCCGAGCGGCTCGACGAGGAGTCCACGACGACGGCATGAGCGGCCGGCTCCGCGAGAGCCCCGGCACGATCGATCGACTCCGCGACGCCGCGAGGATTGCGCGGGTCGAGACGGTGCGCCACTACCGCCGGCAGCGCGAGCACTCCTGGCGAGCGTTCTCCGAACTATTCCTCGTCGTCGTCGCGGCGTTCGTCGTGGTCGGGCAGGTGCCCGGCGCCGAAGGGTGGTCCTACCCCGACCCGGGCGCGTACTATTACGCAGCGGCCATCGCTGCCGGTGGGGGAGGCACAACGGCAGCGACCGGTCAGGACGCCGCCGTCGCCGCGGTGCGGGGGTTCGCCGGCATCGCGTTCGTGCTCGTCGCGCTGGTGACGATGCTCTGGACGGTGAAGGGCCAGGGCTGGCGCGAGCGCGACGACGGCCTGCTCGCGACGATCCCGATCGGGACGATCGTCGTCGGCGACGCGCTGGCCAAGATGATCAAGGCCGGACGGTTCCTCTCGCTGGCGATCGGCGGCGGCGCCGTCGCGTTCGCCGCCGGCTCCGGGCGCCCGCTCGGGATCATCGGCTTCGTCCTCGCGGCCGCGGGCCTGATCGCGACGGCGACCGCCTGCGGCTACGTCGCCGGGCTCGGAGCTCTCGTCGCGCTCCGGCGTTCGACGTTCGTCCGCGAGCACAAGCTGCTGGTCGGTTCGCCGCTGGTCGCGCTGTACTTCGGGCTGTTCGTCGGGAGCCGACAGGCCGGCGCGCTGCTGGGCGAGTGGCCGATCGCGTGGCACGCCGACGTCGCGCTGGCGTCGATCGGCGGCGGCGATCCCCGGCTCGCTACCGCCGCGCTGGTCGGGACGCCGCTTGCGCTCGCCGGACTCTGGGCCGTCGCGACGACGCTCGCCCGGTTAGCGTGGCTCGCCGACCCGTCGAAAGCGCCCGCGGTCGACACCGAAGCCGACCCGGCGAGATCCGGCATGTTCGGCCCGCTCGACCGGGTGCTCTCTGCGACCTGCTCCCGACCGACCCGCGCCGTGACCCGCGCGCTCTGGCTCCGGGTGCGACGTAGACCCCAGGCGCTGTTGTACGTGCTGCTCCCGCTCGTCGTGCTGATCTCGGTCGGGTACGAGTTCGCACGCGCCGTTCCGGGGGCGCTGCCGGCGCTGGTGGCCGTCTACGGCGCCGGCGCGGTCGGCGCCGGGGCGACGCTGAACCCGCTCGGCAACGAGGGGCGCGGGCTCCCGGCGACGCTGACGACGCCGGGGAGCGCACGTCACGTGGTTCGCGGGTATCTCGTCTCCGCGGCGCTCCCTGGGGGTGCCCTCGTCGCGGCGCTGACCGTCGGCGTCGCCGCGAGGACGACGGGATCGGCCGTCGTCGCCGCGAGCGCCGGCCTGTTCGCCGCCGCACTGGCGGTCTGCCTGCCGGCGGTCGCGATCGGCGTCGGAACCCTGCTCCCGGAGTTCGACGCGATCAGGCCCGCCGAGAACGCCGGCGTGACGGTTCCCCACGTGTACGCCGTGGTGGCGTACTCGGGGACGATCGGGATCGTCGGGACGCCGGTGCTCGCCGGGCTGTATCTGGCGGGCGAGGGCGCAACCGAGATGCCGGTAGGCGTCGTCGTCACCGCGGGCGCCATGGCGACGCTGCTCGTCGCTGGCGCGCTCGCGGGGCCGAGTTACCGGCGCGCCGTCAGGACGTTCGAGACGTATCTCGTCGGCGAGTGAGCGGCGGTCGCAGGACGCCTTCGCGCCACAGGTTTATCCCGGAAAGCGCGGCCAGTCGGGGCCGTGAACTGATCAGTCGCGCGACGCGGGCCCGGGCGGGTGTGCGACACGCCCGCGTCGCGATCGGGGAGTGTCGCCTGTTCGCCACGCTGTGAGTGATCGCTGTCCGCGCTTCGGGTGACGCCGAACCGCGTCGCGAGCGAGCGGCGGCGTCGTAGCGCCGCCGTCGCTCGGTCGCCGGACGGTACCACTAACCGTTTTAACCTTCTGTGCCCTAATCTCTCGCATGGCCGACAAGCCGACCTCCGGCGAGATCCTGGGCGTACCGTACAACTTCGAGCGACCGAACTTCCGGCGCATGCTCTCGTCGTACTGGGAGCCCGGCGAGGGGATGCTCGTCGAGAAGCCGTTCGGCGTCGGCTACACGCTGAACCTCGCGAACTGGCGCTCGTGGATCGTGCTGGCCGTCGCCGGCGCGCTGCTCTGGCACGAGCAGGGCAGCGGCGACGACGAAGAGGCGACGGACGAACCGGTCGAGGTCGTCGTCGACGACGACTGATCGACGGCTATTTTCGCCGCCGGCGTCCACCGCCGGGTATGATCCGCTTCGTCACCGGCAACGAAGGAAAGGTCCGCGAGGCCCGCGAGTACCTGCCGGCCGAGGTCGAGCAGGTCGACTACGACTACGCCGAGGTCCAGAGCGACGACCTCGAGACGATCGTCCGGCGGGGCGCTCGCGAGGCGTACGAAGAACTTGGCGCCGATGGAGGGGTCCTCGTGGACGACACCGGACTGTTCGTCGAGGCCCTTTCGGGGTTCCCCGGCCCGTACTCGGCGTACGTCGACGACACCCTCGGCATCGAGCGCGTCTGGGAGCTCGTCGAGAACGAAGAGAACCGCAAAGCGGCGTTCCGAACCGTGATGGCCTACTACGACGGCGAGGACGTCGCGACGTTCGAGGGAGCGGTCCGCGGGCGGATCGTCGCGCCGCGGGGCGACGGCGGGTTCGGGTACGACCCGATCTTCGAGTACGACGGCGAGACGTTCGCCGAGATGAGCACTGACGAAAAGAACGCGATCTCCCACCGCGGGCGGGCCCTGGAGAAGTTCGCCGACTGGCTGGCCGAGCGGGAGTAGTCTCTTATTCGCGGGGGTCACGGTCCGGTCCCGGGTACTCGCCCCCGACGACGGCGTCGTAGAGGCTCGCGGGGTCGAACACGGCGTCGAACGCCTTCGGGTGCCGGACGCTCATCGCGATCCGGCCTTGAAGCCGAGCGGCGGTTTCGACGCTGCCGAGTTCGTCGTCAAAGGACAGCACGTGCGCGGCGTCACCGCGGTAGGCGCTGGCCAGCGCGGGCTGGTCGTCCGGCGGGTGTTCGACGGGGACGCGCTCGCGCTCGATCCGATCGCGCCAGTTCGCGGCCAACTCGTCGTCGGCCAGATCTGCGATCACCGCTTCGGCGTCGTCCAGCAGGTGGTCGCTGGCGACGAGATCGATCCACGAGTGCGAGCGGACGTGATCGAGCGCCGCGCGGGCCGGCCCGCCGACGAGCACGTCCGCCGCGAGCACGTCGGCACCGGCGACGACTCGCGAGGGATCGGGCGCATCGCTCCTCTCAACGTCGTCACTCATCCGCGTCCCCCTTCTCGCGGTGGCGTGCCAGCGCGTCGCTCACGTCGTTCTCGTCGACGTCCCAGCGCTCGGTTCGGTCGAACAGTTCCGTCCAACTCATGACGCCATCGAAGCGCCGGCGCCACAAAAACGGCGCGGAGCCGATCGGTCCGACGAGCGTCGTACGCCCGTCTGACGGGTGTTTAAGTCGTCCGCCCGCCTGCCATTCGACGGGCGCGCACTGGCCTTTCAATCCCATCCTCCCGACTCGCGCGCCCGCACACCGCTCTCCCCCACTCTCACGCGGCGGCGTGCCCCCCGCACGCCGCCGCGACGCTCCCCCTCGCTTCCACCGCTCGGAGATGTCAGAAGTGCCCGCGTCGCGAGTCGCAACGATCAGAAAGAGCGGCGAAACGGAGTTACTCGGCGCACGTACCGGGTTCCGCGCAGCCCTCGGCGGTCGCCATCGCCTCCTCGTCGAGCTCGTAGAGGCTCTGGCGCGCGTCGGCGAAGTAGACGTCCTCGTCGACGATGCCGATCTCCTCGAGGCGCTCCAGCGCGTAGCGAACGGTCCGGGCCGACAGCATCGACTCCTCGACGATCTGTTTCTGGGTCAGCGGCCCGTCGTACTCGAGTACTTTGAACACCAGCTTCGCGCTCGGCGGAAGGTCTTCGATCTCCTCCCCGTCAGTGCCAGCCATCGTTACGAATCGAAAGGTCCCAGCAGCATAAAGATTGATACGAGAGTTCGTCCCGCCGAACCGTTCGGTCGACGGGACCGAAGAATCGTGTCGAGATCGGGAGGAGCACCTCAGATGGTGGGGCGCAATCGTGCCCCGACGGACCGGATCGACGGATCGCCTCGGACGCGTCGGGAACTGGCGAGGGCGCCGAGAACGCCGAGCTGTTGAAGTCCAAGCGAACGGCTTTTTACGGCAGGTCACCGAGCACACCGTATGTCGACCGAGACCGCCGACGGGAGGGAGTCTCACCTCCGGTCGGTCACCATCACGACGATCACCGCGCTCGCGGGCGTCGGCGCCGCGATCGCGTCGGCGTACATCGCCGGCGACGTGAGCGCGGGCGAGGCCGCCAAGAACCAGCAGGCCCAGCTGGTCGTGCTCGCGGCCATCGTCGTACAGTACCCGCTGTTCAGCGTCATGGGCTACGACGACTTCGGAGGCGTCAAGGACTACCTGTTCGTCGCGTTCATGACGTTCTCGCTGTGGTTCATCACCTGGGGAATCATCCTGATGACCGGCGTCACCTTCTAACATGGCCAGCGACAGTATCGCCGTCGTCGACCTGGAGCGGTGCCAGCCCGACCGGTGCAACTACGAGTGCAAGAACTACTGCCCGCCGAACCGCACCGGCAAGGAGTGCATCACGCTCCGGGGCGAGGAGGCCGAGGAAGGCCAGCCCGAGCAGGTGCGCATCTCCGAGGAGATCTGCCTGGGCGAGACCTGCGGCATCTGCGTCGAGAAGTGTCCGTTCGACGCCATCGAGATCATCAACCTGCCCCAGGAACTCGACAACGATCCTTCGCACCGCTACGGCGAGAACGCGTTCTCGCTGTACGGGCTGCCGGTCCCCGAGGAGGGCCAGGTGACCGGCATCCTCGGGCCGAACGGGATCGGGAAGACGACCGCCGTCCGGATCCTGGCCGGCGAGATGGCGCCGAATCTCGGACAGCACGAGGACCCGCCGGACTGGGACGAGGTGCTCGACGAGTTCCGCGGCACCGAACTGCAGGACTACATCGCCGCCGTGCGCGACGGCGACGTCAGCGTCGCGCGCAAACCGCAGTACGTCGACGAGATCCCCGGCCAGTTCGACGGCAACACGCGCCAGCTGCTCGAGCGGACCGACGAGCGCGGCGAGCTGGACTACCTCGTCGATCGCATGGAGATCCGCCCCGTGATGGACCAGGACATCGACAACCTCTCGGGCGGCGAGCTCCAGCGGGTCGCCATCGCGGCGTGTCTCGCGCGGGACGCCGACTTCTACTTCCTCGACGAGATCACGCCGTACCTCGACATCGGCCAGCGGATGACCGTCGCGCGCCTGATCCGCGAGCTCGCCGAGGAGGGCGATCGGTCGATGCTGGTCGTCGAACACGACCTCGCGATTCTGGACCTGCTCGCTGACACGCTCCACGTCGCCTACGGGAGCCCCGGCGCGTACGGCGTCGTCACGGACCCGAAGTCGGTGCGCAACGGGATCAACGAGTATCTCTCGGGCTACCTCGAGAACGAGAACATGCGGATCCGGCCGAACCCGATCGAGTTCGAGGAACACGCCCCCCGACCGGTGAGCACGGCCGACACGCTCGTCGAGTACCCCGACGTGTCGAAGAGCTACGGCGAGGGCGAGTTCTCGCTCGACGTCGAGGGCGGCGAGATCCGGCGCAACGAGGTGCTGGGGATCGTCGGCCCGAACGGGATCGGGAAGTCGACGTTCGCGAAGCTGCTCGCGGGCGCGCTCGAACCCGACGAGGGAGACCTCGACTTCTCGCTCGACATCGCGTACAAGCCCCAGTACATCGACATCGACCAGCCGATGCGGGTCGACGCGTTCCT containing:
- a CDS encoding ABC transporter ATP-binding protein, which produces MTDLAIETRALTKRYGDAAAVEDLTLSISSGSVYGFLGPNGAGKTTTMRMLTTLTKPTSGTASVAGQSIEDRDAVTPHIGYLPEEPPLYDELTGREQLEYIAGLRDIPEDEADERIGSMLDRFELAEDADKRIDAYSKGMRQKVGVIQAVLHEPDVVFLDEPTSGLDPRAARTMRDTIAELAEREMTVFLSTHILPVVDELADTVGVLHDGRLVAEGTPDGLKNRAEAGEERSLEDAFLDITHDHGAERLDEESTTTA
- a CDS encoding thiolase family protein, giving the protein MSDDTTPVIAAAYRTPQGKEDGAFADVRSEDLSVPLIDEILAKTGLSGDQIDDLMWGCAQQRGEQGNNLARVIALLSELGESVPGTTINRWCASSMQAVISASDAVRAGQRDAIIAGGVESMSRVKMGENTHNVHPRMNDLYNVGELQMGMTAEKVADEYDVSREEQDEYALRSHERAAAATDEGRFDDQIIPIETEDGVVDEDEGIRRDTSLDKLAQLPTVFKSDGTVTPGNASQVSDGAAATLVTSKAFAEDNGLDVLAEIGSNNVAGVDPTVMGIGPVPATEGLLERTGREIDDYDLVELNEAFASQTVYAQRELGIEDERYNVNGGAIALGHPLGASGARLPVTLVHEMIERDADRGLATLCVGFGQGAAIEFERP
- a CDS encoding ATP-binding protein, with the translated sequence MSNAAMDVVEFLLTTRIFTDERDLDANDLPPRFRRVFWSDGEIERPLSATNSTARAGTGVDQPWEAVSDLMFTERDEFSGSISINQPEMAEEWFLERADDERLRTNPTLAYRFGEDREIDYERAREANRPIQADRVWIDSLLEEYFDDEDEEEMLDLVDIRAPEEIEMTLDDLVLTTDQENEIHKIVKAIEHRDYLAQIGLREIGKLLFVGPPGTGKTSVARGLAHSLDLPFVEVKLSMITSQYLGETAKNVEKVFEVAKRLSPCILFMDEFDFVAKTRASDEHAAIKRAVNTLLKSIDDVSLIEDDVLLIGATNHPDQLDAAAWRRFDEIVNFPKPDSGMRADILRVITRAMDIDEFDPEAIADLTEGLTGSDLRMVLREAVLDALTEERTTLTQQDLVDAVEDFEERDNLKNMDMMDGDHDALVAGGDIGADGGESGGGHDHAHEH
- a CDS encoding DUF7384 family protein; translated protein: MSDDVERSDAPDPSRVVAGADVLAADVLVGGPARAALDHVRSHSWIDLVASDHLLDDAEAVIADLADDELAANWRDRIERERVPVEHPPDDQPALASAYRGDAAHVLSFDDELGSVETAARLQGRIAMSVRHPKAFDAVFDPASLYDAVVGGEYPGPDRDPRE
- a CDS encoding helix-turn-helix domain-containing protein: MAGTDGEEIEDLPPSAKLVFKVLEYDGPLTQKQIVEESMLSARTVRYALERLEEIGIVDEDVYFADARQSLYELDEEAMATAEGCAEPGTCAE
- a CDS encoding XTP/dITP diphosphatase — translated: MIRFVTGNEGKVREAREYLPAEVEQVDYDYAEVQSDDLETIVRRGAREAYEELGADGGVLVDDTGLFVEALSGFPGPYSAYVDDTLGIERVWELVENEENRKAAFRTVMAYYDGEDVATFEGAVRGRIVAPRGDGGFGYDPIFEYDGETFAEMSTDEKNAISHRGRALEKFADWLAERE
- a CDS encoding MBL fold metallo-hydrolase — its product is MEITLLGTGDTTGTPTVGCDCDTCERSRQLGVERTRFSVHVRNERTGESLLIDASPDFRYQFLREGVDLPDAVLISHVHFDHLDGLGNAYRLLDGVPVYAADETDPQTGESVVETIERKYSYLDAVEPRPATPFETIRTCGLDVTLVPVDHPPLVCYGVAIEDPETGATLSLSGDTSYDIPERSRDALADPDLFLADAIVPASLCDHHPIGGADHDDDGVPRTFGTKHMTREGALDLADELDADETRLVHLAHFYPVEEAFEEPLAVDGERYEL
- a CDS encoding AzlD family protein; amino-acid sequence: MSPDLSLTPVVVGVVLAMALGTYVTKAGGLWLLGRIDVSERVEAGLEVLPGAIVVSILGPELVEGGPAEWGAAALVLLVAWKTESVLLAIVVGAGAVVALRGVL
- a CDS encoding DUF5808 domain-containing protein, with the translated sequence MADKPTSGEILGVPYNFERPNFRRMLSSYWEPGEGMLVEKPFGVGYTLNLANWRSWIVLAVAGALLWHEQGSGDDEEATDEPVEVVVDDD
- a CDS encoding ribosome biogenesis/translation initiation ATPase RLI, which produces MASDSIAVVDLERCQPDRCNYECKNYCPPNRTGKECITLRGEEAEEGQPEQVRISEEICLGETCGICVEKCPFDAIEIINLPQELDNDPSHRYGENAFSLYGLPVPEEGQVTGILGPNGIGKTTAVRILAGEMAPNLGQHEDPPDWDEVLDEFRGTELQDYIAAVRDGDVSVARKPQYVDEIPGQFDGNTRQLLERTDERGELDYLVDRMEIRPVMDQDIDNLSGGELQRVAIAACLARDADFYFLDEITPYLDIGQRMTVARLIRELAEEGDRSMLVVEHDLAILDLLADTLHVAYGSPGAYGVVTDPKSVRNGINEYLSGYLENENMRIRPNPIEFEEHAPRPVSTADTLVEYPDVSKSYGEGEFSLDVEGGEIRRNEVLGIVGPNGIGKSTFAKLLAGALEPDEGDLDFSLDIAYKPQYIDIDQPMRVDAFLSSITDQFGSSYWNTEIAEPLQLERIMEQNLTDLSGGERQRVAIAATLSESADLFLLDEPSAHLDVEQRVQATSAIRRYAEQQNATVLVIDHDMYMMDLLADRLMVFDGEPAEHGHAGQPQEMRAGMNDFLSNLDITFRRDERVGRPRINKPDSQLDRQQKKDGEYYYSV